From the genome of Gorilla gorilla gorilla isolate KB3781 chromosome 4, NHGRI_mGorGor1-v2.1_pri, whole genome shotgun sequence, one region includes:
- the ABHD15 gene encoding protein ABHD15, with the protein MPPWGAALALILAVLALLGLLCPRLRGPWGRAVGERTLPGAQDRDDGEEADGGGPADQFSDGREPLPGGCSLVCKPSALAQCLLRALRRSEALEACPRSWFSGPHLQTLCHFVLPVAPGPELAREYLQLADDGLVALDWVVGPCVRGRRITSAGGLPAVLLVIPNAWGRLTRNVLGLCLLALERGYYPVIFHRRGHHGCPLVSPRLQPFGDPSDLKEAVTYIRFRHPAARLFAVSEGSGSALLLSYLGECGSSSYVTGAACISPVLRCREWFEAGLPWPYERGFLLHQKIALSRYATALEDTVDTSRLFRSRSLREFEETLFCHTKSFPISWDTYWDRNDPLRDVDEAAVPVLCICSADDPVCGPPDHTLTTELFHSNPYFFLLLSRHGGHCGFLRQEPLPAWSHEVILESFRALTEFFRTEERIKGLSRHRASFLGGHRRGGALQRREVSSSSNLEEIFNWKRSYTR; encoded by the exons ATGCCGCCGTGGGGCGCCGCCCTCGCGCTCATCTTGGCCGTGCTCGCCCTTCTCGGCCTGCTCTGCCCGCGGCTCCGGGGACCCTGGGGGCGCGCCGTCGGAGAGAGGACCCTGCCGGGGGCCCAAGACCGAGACGACGGGGAGGAGGCGGACGGCGGAGGCCCGGCGGACCAGTTCAGCGACGGGCGCGAGCCACTGCCGGGAGGGTGCAGCCTTGTCTGCAAGCCGTCGGCCCTGGCCCAGTGCCTGCTGCGCGCCCTGCGGCGCTCAGAGGCGCTGGAGGCCTGCCCGCGCTCCTGGTTCTCCGGGCCCCACCTGCAGACCCTCTGCCACTTCGTCCTGCCCGTGGCGCCTGGGCCTGAGCTGGCCCGGGAGTACCTGCAGTTGGCGGACGATGGGCTAGTGGCCCTGGACTGGGTGGTGGGACCTTGTGTTCGGGGCCGCCGGATCACCAGCGCCGGGGGCCTTCCTGCGGTGCTTCTGGTGATCCCCAATGCGTGGGGTCGCCTCACCCGCAACGTGCTCGGCCTTTGCTTGCTCGCCCTGGAGCGCGGCTACTACCCGGTCATCTTCCATCGCCGCGGCCACCACGGTTGCCCACTGGTCAGCCCCCGGCTGCAGCCTTTCGGGGACCCGTCCGACCTCAAGGAGGCGGTCACATACATCCGCTTCCGACACCCGGCGGCGCGGCTGTTCGCGGTGAGCGAAGGCTCGGGCTCGGCGCTGCTCCTGTCCTACCTGGGCGAGTGCGGCTCCTCCAGCTACGTGACAGGCGCCGCCTGCATCTCGCCCGTGCTGCGCTGCCGAGAGTGGTTCGAGGCCGGCCTGCCGTGGCCCTACGAGCGGGGCTTTCTGCTCCACCAGAAGATCGCCCTCAGCAG GTATGCCACAGCCCTGGAGGACACTGTGGACACCAGCAGACTGTTCAGGAGCCGTTCCCTTCGAGAGTTTGAGGAGACTCTCTTCTGCCACACCAAAAGCTTCCCCATCAGCTGGGATACATACTGGGACCGCAACGACCCCCTCCGGGATGTGGATGAGGCGGCCGTGCCTGTGCTGTGTATCTGCAGTGCTGACGACCCCGTGTGTGGACCCCCAGACCACACTCTGACAACTGAACTCTTCCACAGCAACCCCTACTTCTTCCTCCTGCTCAGTCGCCACGGAGGCCACTGTGGCTTCCTGCGCCAGGAGCCCTTGCCAGCCTGGAGCCATGAGGTCATCTTGGAGTCCTTCCGGGCCTTAACTGAGTTCTTCCGAACGGAGGAGAGGATTAAAGGGCTGAGCAGGCACAGAGCTTCCTTCCTTGGGGGCCATCGTCGTGGGGGAGCCTTGCAGAGGCGGGAAGTCTCTTCCTCTTCCAACCTGGAGGAGATCTTTAACTGGAAGCGATCATACACAAGGTGA